In a single window of the Candidatus Gorgyraea atricola genome:
- the rplU gene encoding 50S ribosomal protein L21, with product MYAIVETGAKQYRVGKGDLLKVERLDLKDKKEVKLDKVLFVSDEKEISVGKPYIKGASVVCEVVGEKRDKKTISFKYRRRLGNSRKKIGHRQTYTMLKVKNITT from the coding sequence ATGTACGCAATAGTTGAGACAGGCGCAAAGCAATACAGGGTAGGCAAAGGAGACTTGTTAAAAGTCGAAAGATTGGACTTAAAGGATAAGAAAGAGGTAAAACTGGATAAAGTACTTTTTGTCTCTGATGAAAAAGAGATATCAGTAGGCAAGCCATATATAAAGGGGGCATCTGTTGTCTGCGAGGTCGTAGGAGAAAAGCGCGACAAAAAGACAATATCTTTTAAGTACAGAAGAAGGCTTGGTAATTCCAGAAAAAAGATCGGGCACAGGCAGACGTATACTATGCTTAAAGTCAAAAACATCACAACGTAA
- a CDS encoding Rne/Rng family ribonuclease, with protein MQKEILINVESQEKRVAVVEGGVLQEYFIERPSEVTMVGNIYRGVVNSVVSGIGAAFVDIGQSKNGFLYVSDMLSSTREFDVLDEEGKHAPRKIPRPKPSDINRLVREKQDVLVQVGKEPIGNKGPRLTTHIGIPGRFVVLMPFDHHIGVSKKVVDRAERQRLHKILKKIAPAYKMGLIVRTAGVGKSENDFSREVKYLAALWKNIKRDATRVKPPGLVHEEHGLTFRILRDTFSEDVSRVLVDSKEEYNKLRHFANNIMPSMKRKLMLYREKTSLFDSRGIEKEIERLYGKKVPIKCGGYIFIEETEGLIAIDVNSGSFSRKNMEDTAFKVNSEAAVEIARQIRLRDIGGIVIIDFIDMMRDRHSREIFNILVTCFKRDKARIKILRMSEFGIVQITRQRIRRGVRRVSYQKCPYCKGRGAVKSATTMAIEALRAIRKEVERVRIKEIRVYVHPNVANYLLNEDRPSITKLESQCRTRIVVIAEPEMHIENFRIQK; from the coding sequence GTTGAATCGCAGGAAAAAAGAGTAGCGGTCGTAGAGGGCGGGGTCCTGCAGGAGTATTTTATAGAGAGGCCGTCTGAAGTGACCATGGTAGGGAATATTTACAGGGGAGTCGTTAATTCAGTCGTTTCTGGTATAGGCGCTGCGTTTGTGGACATAGGGCAGTCAAAGAATGGATTTTTGTATGTTTCTGATATGCTTTCTTCGACTCGGGAGTTCGATGTGCTGGATGAAGAGGGTAAGCACGCGCCAAGAAAAATACCCAGACCAAAGCCGTCAGATATAAACAGGCTTGTAAGGGAAAAACAGGATGTCCTGGTGCAGGTGGGAAAAGAGCCCATAGGAAATAAGGGGCCGCGGCTTACGACACACATAGGCATACCTGGCAGGTTTGTTGTGCTGATGCCTTTTGACCATCATATAGGTGTTTCTAAAAAGGTTGTTGATCGGGCAGAGCGCCAGAGGCTGCACAAGATCCTGAAAAAGATAGCACCTGCCTATAAGATGGGACTTATTGTGCGGACGGCAGGAGTTGGTAAGTCTGAGAATGATTTCAGTCGCGAGGTGAAATATTTGGCCGCGCTCTGGAAAAACATAAAGCGCGATGCTACCCGGGTCAAACCGCCTGGCCTTGTGCATGAAGAGCATGGCCTTACATTCAGGATCCTGCGCGATACCTTTAGCGAGGACGTAAGCAGGGTTCTTGTTGACAGCAAGGAAGAATATAATAAATTGCGGCATTTCGCGAATAATATCATGCCGAGCATGAAGAGAAAACTCATGCTTTACAGGGAGAAGACGAGTCTTTTTGATTCACGTGGCATAGAGAAGGAGATAGAAAGGCTTTACGGAAAAAAGGTGCCGATTAAGTGTGGCGGATATATTTTCATAGAAGAGACAGAAGGGCTTATTGCTATAGATGTAAATAGCGGTTCTTTTAGCAGAAAGAACATGGAAGACACAGCCTTTAAAGTTAACTCTGAGGCAGCAGTGGAGATCGCCAGGCAGATACGGCTGAGGGACATTGGCGGCATAGTAATAATAGATTTTATTGACATGATGAGGGACAGGCACAGCCGTGAGATATTTAATATATTGGTCACATGTTTCAAGAGGGACAAGGCAAGGATCAAGATACTCAGGATGTCCGAGTTTGGCATAGTGCAGATCACCAGGCAGCGCATACGTAGGGGCGTGAGGAGAGTATCATATCAGAAGTGCCCGTATTGTAAAGGTCGTGGCGCAGTAAAGTCAGCTACCACAATGGCAATAGAGGCACTAAGGGCAATAAGGAAGGAAGTGGAGCGTGTTCGCATAAAGGAGATTCGCGTGTATGTGCATCCTAATGTGGCGAATTATCTTCTGAATGAGGATAGACCATCCATAACCAAGCTCGAATCCCAGTGCAGGACCAGGATTGTAGTGATAGCTGAGCCAGAAATGCATATAGAAAATTTCCGTATACAGAAATAG
- the hisA gene encoding 1-(5-phosphoribosyl)-5-[(5-phosphoribosylamino)methylideneamino]imidazole-4-carboxamide isomerase produces the protein MIVIPAIDIIGGKVVRLYQGDFNKEKLYSEDPVKMALKWQNKGASFLHIVDLDGAKYGEIRNRDIITSIIKSVNMSCEVGGGLRSDKDVEYFLKQGASRVVIGTRAFEDLEFLKDMISRFNQRIVLGIDFSGEKIAKKGWTEATDLTPEAMLKKIKNIGVKTIVVTDITVDGTLKGPNIERLKKILNSVDISVIASGGVSNLEDIKRLKDIGSKNLEGVIVGRALYEGKVDLEEAIKIC, from the coding sequence ATGATAGTTATTCCTGCAATAGATATAATTGGCGGAAAGGTTGTTAGGTTATATCAGGGCGATTTCAATAAGGAGAAGCTCTATTCAGAGGATCCGGTGAAGATGGCGCTCAAGTGGCAGAATAAGGGCGCTTCTTTTTTGCACATAGTGGATCTGGATGGCGCAAAATACGGTGAGATCAGGAATAGGGATATCATAACCAGTATTATAAAAAGCGTAAACATGTCATGTGAAGTCGGAGGAGGGCTGCGCAGCGATAAAGATGTAGAATATTTTTTAAAACAGGGCGCTAGCCGTGTAGTAATCGGCACAAGGGCCTTTGAAGATCTTGAGTTTTTAAAGGACATGATCTCCAGATTCAACCAAAGAATAGTGCTTGGTATTGATTTTTCAGGAGAAAAAATAGCAAAAAAGGGATGGACCGAGGCTACAGACTTAACGCCTGAGGCAATGCTTAAAAAGATCAAGAATATAGGCGTAAAGACAATTGTTGTAACTGATATTACAGTGGATGGGACATTAAAAGGGCCTAATATAGAGAGATTGAAAAAGATTTTGAATTCCGTAGATATCTCAGTGATTGCATCTGGCGGTGTCTCGAACCTGGAGGACATCAAGAGGCTAAAGGATATTGGAAGCAAGAATTTAGAGGGAGTTATTGTTGGCCGAGCCCTGTATGAGGGCAAGGTCGACCTTGAGGAAGCTATTAAAATATGCTAA
- the obgE gene encoding GTPase ObgE — protein sequence MFIDHAAINIKAGDGGDGCHSFSKGKFQRWKRPDGGDGGKGGDVVIIADNNVQTLVDFYYRKHFKAESGSNASSNHKKGSEGRDCIIRVSVGTLVKDKHEDITYCDLNKSGRSIVITKGGEGGRGNSRHKDATPGKDGEEKDLVLELKLVADVGIIGYPNVGKSSLISRVSNAKPKVASYSFTTKTPTLGVVRLGEERSLVICDIPGLIEGAHSGRGLGDEFLRHVERTKVLIHMVDMAAVEGRSPIHDLDSINNELGLYSSSLLKRPQILAANKMDLPQASENLKDFKKKTRKKIYPISCATGEGIKELLEETYRKLK from the coding sequence ATGTTTATCGATCACGCAGCAATCAATATCAAGGCCGGTGATGGTGGAGATGGCTGTCACAGTTTTTCCAAAGGCAAGTTTCAAAGATGGAAGCGGCCTGATGGAGGAGACGGCGGCAAGGGCGGGGATGTTGTAATTATTGCAGATAACAATGTGCAGACCCTTGTAGATTTTTATTATCGCAAGCATTTTAAGGCTGAGTCAGGTTCCAATGCCAGCAGCAATCACAAAAAAGGATCTGAAGGCAGGGATTGTATAATAAGGGTCAGTGTTGGTACGCTTGTCAAAGACAAGCACGAAGACATTACGTATTGTGATCTGAACAAATCAGGCCGTTCAATAGTAATTACCAAGGGTGGCGAAGGTGGCAGAGGCAATTCTAGGCACAAGGATGCTACTCCTGGAAAAGACGGCGAAGAAAAAGATCTTGTACTGGAGCTCAAATTAGTCGCTGATGTCGGTATCATTGGCTATCCGAATGTCGGGAAGTCCAGTTTGATTTCTCGCGTATCCAATGCAAAGCCCAAGGTAGCCAGTTATTCTTTTACGACAAAGACACCTACTCTGGGCGTGGTGCGTTTGGGCGAAGAAAGAAGTCTTGTTATTTGTGATATACCTGGATTAATAGAAGGCGCTCATTCTGGCAGGGGTCTGGGAGATGAATTCCTAAGACATGTCGAAAGAACCAAGGTCCTCATTCATATGGTAGATATGGCAGCTGTAGAAGGGCGTTCTCCTATTCACGATCTAGATTCTATAAATAACGAGCTAGGCCTGTACAGCTCCTCACTTTTGAAGCGACCTCAAATCCTAGCAGCGAATAAAATGGATCTTCCGCAGGCCTCAGAGAATCTCAAGGACTTTAAGAAAAAGACACGCAAGAAAATATACCCGATATCGTGTGCTACTGGAGAGGGCATAAAGGAGTTGTTGGAAGAAACGTATAGGAAATTAAAATAG
- the hisH gene encoding imidazole glycerol phosphate synthase subunit HisH, with protein sequence MIVVIDYGMGNLRSVQKAVELFCPDVKVTSSSRDILAADKIILPGVGAFSNAMEELRKRGLIKAILETIKKGKPFLGICLGLQLLFSESEEGGRIKGLDVLKGKVKRFNAGSGLKIPHMGWNQIGTRDPIRKSEISYGAGKGHPSTSLGTGGTRALDGVADGSFMYFVHSYYVEPEDRSMVLCETDYGVKFTSGIQKDNIYAFQFHPEKSQGVGLKIVENFVKL encoded by the coding sequence GTGATTGTTGTTATTGATTATGGCATGGGAAATCTTAGGAGCGTGCAAAAGGCAGTAGAGCTCTTTTGTCCTGATGTCAAGGTGACTTCGTCTAGCCGCGATATTCTTGCAGCTGATAAGATCATCCTGCCGGGCGTGGGCGCATTTAGCAATGCAATGGAAGAACTGCGAAAAAGGGGTTTGATCAAGGCTATACTGGAAACAATAAAAAAAGGAAAACCTTTCTTGGGTATATGTCTGGGCCTGCAGCTTTTATTTTCAGAGAGCGAAGAAGGCGGTAGGATCAAGGGGCTTGATGTTTTAAAGGGTAAGGTCAAGAGGTTTAATGCTGGAAGCGGCTTAAAAATTCCGCATATGGGCTGGAATCAGATAGGGACAAGGGACCCCATACGAAAATCAGAGATTTCGTACGGGGCAGGCAAGGGACATCCCTCGACTTCGCTCGGGACAGGCGGGACAAGGGCTCTAGATGGCGTGGCTGATGGGAGTTTTATGTATTTTGTGCATTCTTATTATGTGGAGCCTGAGGATAGGAGTATGGTTCTTTGTGAGACAGATTATGGTGTGAAATTTACCTCTGGTATTCAAAAAGATAATATATACGCATTTCAGTTTCATCCTGAGAAGAGCCAGGGCGTTGGATTAAAGATCGTGGAGAATTTTGTAAAGCTATGA
- the rpmA gene encoding 50S ribosomal protein L27, whose translation MAHTKSQGSSKNGRNSNSQRLGVKRFEGQLVSAGSILVRQKGTKFFPGIGVGMGRDRTLFALKDGVVKFGNARKINII comes from the coding sequence ATGGCACATACCAAATCACAGGGAAGTTCCAAAAACGGAAGAAATAGTAACTCACAGCGGCTTGGAGTGAAACGCTTTGAGGGCCAGTTAGTGAGCGCTGGCAGCATCCTTGTCAGGCAGAAAGGCACTAAGTTTTTTCCTGGCATTGGCGTAGGCATGGGTAGAGACAGGACCTTGTTCGCGCTCAAAGACGGTGTGGTAAAATTCGGCAATGCACGTAAGATAAATATTATTTAA
- the hisB gene encoding imidazoleglycerol-phosphate dehydratase HisB, translating to MGKRKARIERKTGETKIAVELVIDGKGRSSINTGIPFLDHMLALFAKHGLFDLKIKAKGDLNVDMHHTNEDLGICLGQAFSKALGDKKGIKRFGEKTIPMDETLVNVRVVVDISGRPFFNGIKSEGLREEKDVQGGYNLEYVRQFFQALINNFPITMHISILQASSDMHHLLEAIFKSAAKALDEATQIDPRIEGIPSTKGRL from the coding sequence ATGGGGAAGAGGAAGGCTAGGATAGAGCGGAAGACAGGGGAGACGAAGATAGCTGTAGAGCTGGTGATAGATGGGAAGGGTAGGTCCAGCATCAATACCGGTATACCTTTTCTGGATCACATGCTTGCGCTCTTTGCAAAGCACGGGCTTTTTGATCTGAAGATAAAGGCAAAGGGTGATTTAAATGTGGATATGCACCACACTAATGAGGATCTTGGGATTTGTCTGGGCCAGGCCTTTAGTAAAGCGCTGGGTGACAAAAAAGGGATCAAGCGGTTTGGTGAAAAGACGATTCCAATGGACGAGACCCTAGTCAATGTTCGCGTGGTAGTGGATATAAGCGGCAGGCCGTTTTTTAATGGCATTAAATCAGAAGGGCTTCGTGAGGAAAAAGATGTTCAAGGCGGATATAATCTAGAATATGTGCGCCAGTTTTTTCAGGCGCTGATAAATAATTTTCCTATTACAATGCACATTTCTATTCTGCAGGCAAGTTCTGATATGCATCATCTCCTGGAGGCGATTTTTAAATCTGCTGCCAAGGCCCTGGATGAGGCAACTCAGATCGATCCAAGGATAGAAGGCATCCCTTCCACTAAAGGACGTCTGTGA
- the hisF gene encoding imidazole glycerol phosphate synthase subunit HisF yields the protein MLTKRIIPCLDVKDGRVVKGVKFLNLKDAGDPVEVAQFYDKEEADEIVFLDITASHEKRQIMLDVVRHTAETVFMPLTVGGGIRNLDDIRELLNAGTDKVSINTAAVKDPELVKKASERFGSQCIVVAIDAKRQATSDKGQGASWEVYINGGRTPTGIDALEWGKKVEKLGAGEILLTSMDKDGTKDGYDIELTKAFSENLNIPIIASGGAGGLQHLHEVLTDGKADAALAASIFHFREYSIKDTKEYLKEKGVGVRT from the coding sequence ATGCTAACCAAGAGAATTATTCCATGTTTAGACGTTAAGGATGGCAGGGTCGTAAAGGGCGTTAAGTTTTTGAACCTGAAGGATGCAGGTGATCCTGTAGAGGTCGCTCAGTTTTACGACAAGGAAGAGGCAGACGAGATCGTGTTTTTGGACATTACAGCGAGCCACGAGAAGAGGCAGATCATGCTGGATGTGGTGAGGCACACAGCAGAGACGGTTTTTATGCCGCTGACAGTCGGAGGTGGCATAAGAAATCTCGATGATATCAGGGAGTTATTGAATGCAGGTACAGATAAGGTCTCGATCAATACAGCTGCAGTAAAAGACCCTGAACTTGTCAAGAAGGCTTCGGAGAGGTTTGGGAGTCAGTGTATTGTGGTGGCCATTGACGCAAAGCGACAAGCAACAAGTGACAAGGGACAAGGAGCAAGCTGGGAAGTATATATTAATGGAGGTCGCACGCCAACAGGCATAGATGCTTTAGAGTGGGGCAAAAAAGTAGAAAAGCTTGGCGCGGGTGAGATCCTTCTTACAAGCATGGACAAGGACGGCACTAAAGACGGGTACGATATCGAATTGACAAAGGCATTCTCTGAGAATTTAAACATCCCAATTATAGCGTCTGGCGGCGCAGGAGGCCTCCAGCATTTACATGAGGTTTTGACAGATGGCAAGGCAGACGCGGCGCTTGCCGCATCTATTTTTCATTTTAGAGAATATTCAATAAAAGACACAAAAGAATATTTGAAAGAGAAAGGCGTAGGAGTGCGGACATGA
- a CDS encoding glutamate-5-semialdehyde dehydrogenase: MWARFLCQLKEGSQMRLKDKILKMLMQAKDASRVLAGISTKNKNRALAAMAQALLKNSRFILLRNAKDVASAKKKGLSKAMIDRLTLTNSRIKDMAEGLRSVAGLKDPVGEVMRQWKRPNGLKIKKVRVPIGVVGIIYESRPNVTSDCAGLCLKSGNACVLRGGSEAIDSNIAIHKVITQDIEKFGIPRSAISMIDIADRLAVEVLLKAPELVDVVIPRGGEGLIKHVAGISTIPVIKHYKGVCHLYVDNFADLKKALKIAFNAKVQRPGVCNAIETLLVHKAVAQKFLPLLADILKEPGVELRGCEKTRKILKDIKAATEKDWYAEYLDLTLAIKVVSDAGEAIDFINKYGSAHSDAIVTKNKKVADEFLSRVDSACVYWNASTRFTDGYQFGMGAEIGISTDKIHARGPMALEELCTYKYVVLGTGQIRK, translated from the coding sequence ATGTGGGCACGGTTTTTGTGCCAGCTAAAGGAAGGGTCTCAGATGCGACTAAAGGATAAGATCTTAAAAATGTTGATGCAGGCCAAGGATGCTTCGAGAGTGCTGGCGGGTATCTCTACTAAGAATAAAAATAGAGCCCTAGCGGCAATGGCGCAGGCGCTTTTGAAGAATTCCAGATTTATACTTTTGCGGAATGCCAAGGATGTTGCATCTGCTAAGAAAAAAGGTCTCTCAAAGGCCATGATAGACAGGCTCACTCTTACAAATAGCCGCATAAAAGATATGGCTGAGGGTCTGCGTTCAGTCGCGGGTTTAAAGGATCCTGTTGGTGAGGTAATGAGGCAATGGAAGCGGCCGAATGGACTTAAGATAAAAAAGGTGCGCGTGCCCATAGGTGTGGTCGGTATTATCTATGAATCAAGGCCCAACGTGACAAGCGATTGCGCAGGGTTGTGCCTGAAGTCTGGCAATGCATGCGTTTTGCGGGGCGGGAGTGAAGCGATCGATTCCAATATTGCTATCCATAAGGTGATCACGCAGGATATTGAAAAGTTCGGTATCCCGCGTTCAGCTATCAGCATGATAGATATTGCTGATAGGCTAGCAGTGGAGGTCTTACTAAAGGCCCCTGAGTTAGTGGATGTTGTAATACCGAGGGGCGGCGAGGGATTGATAAAACATGTTGCAGGTATCTCCACAATACCTGTCATAAAACATTATAAGGGCGTGTGTCATCTTTATGTTGATAACTTCGCTGATTTAAAAAAAGCGCTTAAGATCGCATTTAATGCAAAAGTGCAGAGACCTGGCGTGTGCAATGCCATAGAGACTCTTTTGGTGCATAAGGCTGTGGCGCAGAAGTTTTTGCCGCTCTTGGCTGATATTTTAAAAGAGCCGGGCGTTGAGCTGCGGGGATGCGAAAAGACGCGTAAGATATTGAAGGACATAAAGGCAGCGACTGAGAAAGACTGGTATGCAGAATATCTGGACTTGACGCTGGCCATCAAGGTGGTTAGCGACGCGGGCGAGGCGATTGATTTCATAAATAAGTATGGCTCAGCTCATTCAGACGCGATAGTGACGAAAAATAAAAAGGTAGCGGATGAATTTTTGAGCAGGGTGGACTCGGCCTGTGTGTATTGGAATGCATCCACCAGATTTACAGACGGATATCAATTTGGCATGGGCGCAGAGATAGGCATTTCAACAGACAAGATCCACGCGCGCGGCCCAATGGCGCTCGAAGAGCTATGTACCTATAAGTATGTAGTCCTTGGCACTGGGCAAATCAGAAAATAA
- the trpE gene encoding anthranilate synthase component I — MYYPSKKEFVKLAKKANVIPVYREILADLLTPVSAFVKMKGDYSYLLESVEGEEKIARFSFIGIEPSIIFKTSDSPLKEIAKIMSVFKPAKVMGLPRFSGGLVGYMGYDTVRFFEDLPDENPDDLNVPGAIFMMADSHIIFDHSTHKIKVVVNAYPEGQGTRDKGQGSYDSVVKKIDKIIKKLNRPLKEKKERKTKTPHKIKSNFTKKGFENAVRKAKKYIKAGDIIQVVLSQRFRTTLNCDPLDVYRELRSLNPSSYMYYLNFGDVKMIGASPEVLVRCENGIVETRPIAGTRPRGKDAEDDARLEKELLQDAKERAEHVMLVDLGRNDIGRVCKAGSVKVSEFMFVEKYSHVMHIVSNCVGKLARGKNAYDVLRAAFPAGTVAGAPKIRAMEIIDELENSRRGPYAGAVGYFSFNGNMDTCINIRTILVKGKDAFIQAGAGIVADSVPSREYQETVNKAKAMVKAIEIAEEGLE, encoded by the coding sequence ATGTATTATCCGTCAAAAAAAGAATTCGTAAAACTGGCAAAGAAAGCGAATGTAATACCGGTATATCGCGAGATACTCGCGGATTTACTTACGCCAGTGTCTGCCTTTGTAAAGATGAAAGGCGATTATTCGTATCTCCTGGAGTCTGTTGAAGGTGAGGAGAAGATAGCGAGGTTTTCTTTTATTGGCATAGAGCCGTCAATTATTTTTAAGACCTCAGATTCGCCCTTAAAAGAGATCGCGAAGATCATGAGCGTTTTTAAGCCGGCTAAAGTAATGGGCCTGCCAAGATTTTCAGGGGGACTCGTAGGTTATATGGGATATGACACAGTTAGGTTTTTCGAAGATCTGCCAGATGAAAATCCAGATGATCTAAATGTCCCAGGCGCTATCTTTATGATGGCAGATAGTCATATAATCTTTGACCATTCAACGCATAAGATTAAAGTGGTGGTGAATGCTTATCCTGAGGGACAAGGGACAAGGGACAAGGGACAAGGGAGTTATGATAGCGTGGTAAAGAAAATAGACAAGATTATAAAAAAATTAAATAGACCACTAAAAGAAAAAAAGGAGAGAAAGACAAAAACCCCTCACAAGATCAAATCAAATTTTACAAAAAAGGGGTTTGAGAACGCTGTGCGGAAGGCTAAAAAATATATCAAGGCTGGCGATATTATACAGGTAGTGCTTTCGCAGCGTTTTCGCACTACCCTGAATTGTGATCCACTGGATGTATATCGTGAGCTAAGATCCCTGAATCCCTCCTCATATATGTACTATTTAAATTTTGGCGACGTAAAGATGATAGGCGCTTCGCCCGAAGTCCTTGTAAGATGCGAGAACGGGATTGTTGAGACGCGTCCTATTGCCGGGACAAGGCCGAGAGGAAAAGATGCAGAGGATGACGCGCGTCTCGAGAAGGAGCTTTTACAGGATGCAAAGGAAAGGGCCGAACACGTCATGCTTGTTGATCTTGGCAGAAATGATATAGGCAGGGTGTGTAAGGCTGGCAGCGTAAAGGTGTCAGAGTTTATGTTTGTAGAAAAATATTCGCATGTCATGCACATAGTAAGCAATTGCGTAGGCAAGCTTGCCAGAGGCAAGAATGCGTACGATGTTTTAAGGGCCGCTTTTCCTGCAGGTACTGTGGCTGGCGCGCCAAAGATACGCGCGATGGAGATAATAGATGAGCTGGAAAACTCGAGGCGCGGACCTTACGCAGGCGCAGTAGGTTATTTTAGTTTTAACGGCAACATGGACACCTGCATTAACATAAGGACTATACTCGTAAAAGGAAAAGACGCGTTTATACAGGCAGGCGCTGGCATAGTAGCTGATTCAGTGCCATCGAGAGAATATCAGGAGACAGTCAATAAGGCAAAGGCCATGGTCAAGGCTATTGAAATAGCAGAGGAAGGACTTGAATAA
- the proB gene encoding glutamate 5-kinase: protein MNRQALKKARRIVVKVGTSVLASKDFALDKAWIRNFAKQIAILLKQGREVIVVSSGAIGAGMHILGMKKRPSILPEQQACAAVGQGHLMRTYEEHFRKLGFHAAQVLLTWEDIRDKRRYLNAENTLNTLLSRKVVPVINENDTVSVDEIRFGDNDKLSALVANLVSADLLIMLTDVDGLCVDDRCIDLVANIDAKIEKAACGTNKEYSLGGMKTKLEACKIVIGSGVSCVIANGRTKGILLKITRGENVGTVFVPAKGRVSDATKG, encoded by the coding sequence ATGAATAGACAAGCTTTAAAAAAAGCCAGAAGAATAGTAGTAAAAGTAGGCACCAGTGTGCTCGCTTCCAAGGACTTTGCCCTGGATAAGGCGTGGATAAGGAATTTTGCAAAGCAGATAGCGATTCTTTTGAAACAGGGGCGCGAGGTGATCGTGGTTTCGTCTGGCGCAATCGGCGCGGGCATGCATATATTGGGCATGAAGAAGCGGCCGAGCATTTTACCTGAGCAGCAGGCATGCGCGGCTGTTGGCCAGGGGCATTTAATGAGGACTTACGAGGAGCATTTCAGGAAGCTAGGTTTTCATGCTGCGCAGGTGCTTTTGACATGGGAGGACATACGTGATAAGCGCAGGTATTTGAATGCCGAGAATACACTTAATACATTGTTGAGCAGAAAGGTCGTACCTGTCATAAATGAAAACGATACAGTATCTGTAGATGAAATAAGATTCGGGGATAACGATAAACTTTCTGCATTGGTGGCGAACCTTGTGAGCGCGGATCTTTTGATCATGCTGACAGATGTCGATGGATTGTGCGTTGATGATAGATGTATCGATCTTGTTGCAAATATTGATGCTAAAATAGAGAAGGCCGCTTGCGGCACGAATAAAGAATATTCGCTGGGTGGCATGAAGACGAAGCTGGAGGCATGTAAGATCGTAATAGGTTCAGGGGTTTCGTGTGTTATTGCAAATGGACGCACCAAAGGAATCCTTTTGAAGATCACAAGAGGAGAAAATGTGGGCACGGTTTTTGTGCCAGCTAAAGGAAGGGTCTCAGATGCGACTAAAGGATAA